The Triticum dicoccoides isolate Atlit2015 ecotype Zavitan chromosome 6A, WEW_v2.0, whole genome shotgun sequence genome has a window encoding:
- the LOC119317359 gene encoding expansin-B11-like has translation MAKSFTLLALLSALVVLSLLVSPIACSRKLPRPATKAHKNHTAATPSSSAAYGSGGWLAGGATYYGAPNGDGSDGGACGYQSAVGNRPFSSMIAAGNPSLYRDGKGCGACYEVKCTGNQACSGQPATVVITDECPAGAACLGEAAHFDMSGTSMGAMAKPGMADKLRAGGIIKIQYKRVPCKYPGMNIAFKVDQGSNPYYLEVLIEFEDDDGDLNAVDLMEANCGTWTPMAQNWGALYRLNSNTGKPLRGPFSLRLTSDSGRKLVVNNVIPASWKAGATYRSLVNYP, from the exons ATGGCGAAATCTTTCACCTTATTAGCGCTACTTAGCGCACTGGTTGTCCTCTCACTTCTTGTGAGCCCCATTGCTTGTTCCCGCAAGCTCCCCAGGCCTGCAACCAAGGCCCACAAGAACCACACCGCTGCTACCCCTTCGTCGTCTGCCGCTTATGGCTCCGGCGGCTGGTTAGCCGGCGGCGCGACGTATTACGGCGCCCCCAACGGCGACGGAAGCGACG GTGGCGCGTGTGGCTACCAGAGCGCTGTCGGCAACCGGCCGTTCTCGTCGATGATCGCCGCCGGCAACCCGTCGCTCTACAGAGATGGCAAGGGCTGCGGAGCGTGCTACGAG GTTAAATGCACAGGCAACCAGGCATGCTCCGGCCAGCCGGCGACCGTCGTCATCACCGACGAGTGCCCCGCCGGGGCCGCTTGCCTCGGTGAGGCCGCCCACTTCGACATGAGCGGCACCTCCATGGGCGCCATGGCGAAGCCTGGCATGGCCGACAAACTCCGGGCCGGCGGTATCATCAAGATCCAGTACAAGAG GGTGCCATGCAAGTACCCTGGCATGAACATTGCCTTCAAGGTGGACCAGGGCTCCAACCCCTACTACCTGGAGGTCCTGATCGAGTTCGAGGACGACGACGGCGACCTCAACGCCGTGGATCTCATGGAGGCCAACTGCGGCACCTGGACGCCCATGGCGCAGAACTGGGGCGCGCTGTACCGCCTCAACTCCAACACCGGCAAGCCGCTGCGCGGGCCCTTCTCGCTCCGGCTCACCTCCGACTCCGGCAGGAAGCTCGTCGTCAACAACGTCATCCCCGCCAGCTGGAAGGCCGGAGCCACCTACCGCTCCTTGGTTAACTACCCCTAA